The Peptoanaerobacter stomatis genome includes the window TATGTTAAAGTTGGCTCCGATACAAAGAATTTTCATTACTATAACCTCTTCAAATTCCGATTTTATAAATATCTTTGAGCAACAATTACTGTATATTTATCCGTATCATAAAAATCCCCTACTTCTACAAACTTATTCTTATGCCAGAAGTGCTCTGCCTGAGGGTTATCTTTTACCCATCCAAGACGAACTTTTGAAATTCCTATCTTAGCAAGACAAACACATAAATCCTCTATTATTCCGCTACCAATCCCTGTGTTTTGTATAGACACATCTGTCATAAAGAACCCTATAAAAGCAGTTTTTTCATCAGGGA containing:
- a CDS encoding GNAT family N-acetyltransferase, which encodes MDVSLLSDRYIVQMMGESDVERIYELCRKNSLYYQYCPPLVSEESIICDMNALPQNKDMQDKYYIGYYDGERLIAVMDLIMNFPDEKTAFIGFFMTDVSIQNTGIGSGIIEDLCVCLAKIGISKVRLGWVKDNPQAEHFWHKNKFVEVGDFYDTDKYTVIVAQRYL